GTTTCACCAGAGATTGCGGAAGGGCTTCCGGAGGGGAAAGGTGCAGGGGAAGCTGGAGATCCTCTGGGCCGCCTCCCGCAAAGCGGGCCGGGTGAACCGGGAGGCCTTCCTCCATTTCTTCCGGGAACTGGACGCCCTGCGCCGGGAGACCGGAGAGGGCGGGGACATCGCCCTGGACCGTCTCCTGGGGATGCCCGGGGTGCTGGAAGTCCCCCTGCTGGAGGGGCAGACCTCCCAGGAGGACCTGGAAACCCTGCTGGAGGGACTCCTGCAGGAAGCCTTGGGCGCCTGGAACGCCATGCGTCGAACCGAGGGGGCAGCCCTCTGGGGAGAGGTCCTGGGGCACCTGGAGAGCTACGAGGGATGGATCCGGAGGATCGACGAGACCTGGGCCTCCTCCCGAGACCAGGCCTACGAAGCCACCAAGGGGCGCATCCGCGAGCTTTTGGACGCCGCCGGGGTGGCCCCGGACGAACACCGGTGGATGCAGGAACTGGCCTACCTGGCGGATCGGTGGGACGTCTCGGAGGAGTTGGCTCGGATCCGCAGCCACCTGTCCCAGTTCCGCAAGCTGGGTCAGGAGGCGGAAGGTTCCGGCCGGAAACTGGATTTCCTCGTCCAGGAGCTGAACCGGGAGACCAACACCCTGGACTCGAAGGTCGCCGACGCGGCCATCCGCGCCCTGGCCGTGGAGGCCAAGGCCGCCCTGGAGCGGGTGCGCGAGCAGATCCAGAACCTGGAGTGAGGACGTCGCCATGGTGAAGCTCGTGCACGTCGGCTTCGGGAACCTGGTGGTGGGGGAGCGCATCGTGGCTCTCATCGGACCGGCTTCCGCCCCCATCAAGAGGCTCAAGGAAGAGGCGGCCAAGGAGGGGCGGCTGGTGGATGCCACCCAGGGACGCAAGACCCGGGCTATTCTGGTGATGGACAGCGGGCATGTGATCCTCTCCGCCCTGCATCCGGAGACCTTGGCGCACCGTTTCGAGGGGGAGGGGGAGGAGGAAAGGGATGAGTAGGGGGATTCTCTTCGTCCTTTCCGGCCCCAGCGGCGCCGGGAAGGGCACCCTGCGGAGGCTGCTCTTCCAGAGGCTCCCCGGGCTGGCCTATTCCGTCTCCTGCACCACCCGTCAGCCCCGTCCCGGGGAGACCGAAGGGGTGGAGTACCACTTCGTCTCCGAGGAGGCCTTCCGGGAGATGATCGCGCAGGGACGGTTCCTGGAGTGGGCCAAAGTGCACGACCACTTCTACGGGACCCGGGCCTCGGACGTGCGGGAGGTCTTGGAGCGGGGGTTGGACGTGGTGCTGGAGATCGACGTTCAGGGGGCCCTTCAGGTCAAGAAGGCGATCCCCGAGGCGGTGACCCTGTTCATCGACCCACCGTCGGTGGAGGAGCTGGAGCGGCGCCTGTCCTGTCGGGGCACCGAGGCCCCCGAAGAACGGCGGCTTCGGCTCATGAACGCGAAGGCGGAAATGGAACAGGCCCGATCCTACGACCATCGGGTGGTGAACGACCACCTGGAGGAGGCCCTGGAGGATCTGGCCCATCTCGTGGAGTTCTACCGCGGGAAACGAATGAAGGAGGGTACCCCATGATTTTTTGCGACCTGGAGAAGATCTACCGGGAAAGGAACATCTCCAACAAGTACATCCTGACGCTCATGGTCTCCGCCCGAGCCCGGCAGCTGAGCGAACAGAAGGGGCGTCTGGTGGCGGAGGACACGGGAGAGAAGTTCATCACCCGAGCCCTGCGGGACGTCCAGGAGGGGCGCGTGGAGTTCCGTTTCCTGGAGCCTCCGGCGAAGACCCCCGGCAGCGGGCATGTTGTCGTGGAAGACTGACCGAAGGATCCTCCTGGGGGTTTCCGGGGGGATCTCGGCGTACAAGGTGACGGACCTGGTACGCCATTGGCGGCACGCGGGCTGCGACGTGGAGATCCTATTCACCGAGGCGGCGGAGCGGTTCGTAAGCCCCCTGGTGCTCTCCACCTTCACGGGCCGACGGGTCTGGAGGGAGGAGGACTACCTGGACCCCGAAAAGGGCTTCTCCATCCCCCACATCTCCCTGGCGGACTGGGCGGAGGCGATGGTGGTGGCCCCCTGCACCGCCCACGTCCTGGGTCTGGCCGCCCGGGGGGATTCGGGAACCCTTCTGGGGGCGGCCCTCCTGGCCACCCGTGTCCCCGTCACCCTTTTCCCCGCCATGAACGTCCACATGTGGGAGCACCCTGCCACCCAGGAGGCGGGAGAAGCCTGTCGCCGATGGGGCTACGGGGTGGTGGACCCGGAAGAGGGGGACCTGGCCTGCGGCTACGAGGGCAAGGGGCGACTCCCCCGGACGGAGGTCCTGGCGGAGTGGACCTGGCGTTCCCTGTCCCCCAAGCGGGACCTGCAGGGGAAGCGGGTCCTGGTCACCGCGGGTCCCACTCGAGAGTATCTGGACCCGGTCCGCTTTCTCAGCAACCCCAGCACCGGTCGCATGGGGGTGGAGATTGCCCGCACCGCCTGGTACCGGGGGGCGGAGGTGACGGTGGTCTGCGGTCCTGGGGTGGATCGGTCCCTTCCCGGTGTGACCTGGGTGCCCGTGGAAAGCGCCCAGGACATGCACGCCGCCTGCATGGACCTGGCGGATCGGGACGTCATCGTCAAGGCCGCTGCGGTGGGGGACTACCGGGCAGAGACCCCCAACCCCCAAAAGGTCAAGCGCCGGGGGCGCACAGGCTGGACCCTGGAGCTGGTGGCCAATCGGGACATCGCCGCGGACCTGGGGGCGCGCAAACGTCCCGGGCAGATGTTGGTGGGCTTTGCGGCGGAGACCCAGGATCTGGCCGCCCATGCCCGGGAGAAGCTGGCCGCCAAGGGGTTGGACCTCATCGCCGCCAACGACGTTTCCGCTCCCGGGGTGGGGTTCGGCTCGGAGGAGAATGAGGTCCGGCTCTTCGCCCCGGAGGGGGAGCTGGGAGTCCTTGCGGGAAGCAAGGAAGAGGTGGCGGACCGTCTCTGGGATCACATCGCGCTGCGAGTCGACCGCTGAGGGCAGGGCGTGTCCTGTTTCGTTCCGGTTCTCTTCCCGGGGCCCTGGTGGAGGCCCCTTTCCTACCTCTCCCCGGAACCTCTGGAGGAAGGGGTTCGGGTACGGGCTCCTCTGGGACATGGGAAGGCGGAACGTCCCAAGGTGGGCTTCGTCTGCTCCCCCGAGGAGGGAGCCTCGATTCCCCCGGGGCGCTGCAAGCCCCTGCTGGAGGTGGTGGACCCTCGCCCCACGATCCCGCCGGATCTCTGGCACCTCGTGGCCTGGGGGGGGCGACAGTTCGGCGTCCCCGGAGGCAACCTCCTGGAGCTGCTCTTTCCCCGGTGGGTTCTGGAGGGAGAAGCCCTCTGCCCTTGGGGGGCGGAAACCCTGGAACCTCCGGGTTCCCTGGAGCCTCGCTGCGTCCTCCGGTGTCCCGACCGTTCCCGGTGGGAGGAGTATCGCCGAATCCTGGAGGAAGAGGTATCCCCGACCCTGCTCCTTTTTCCCGAGAGGATTCAGGGAGAGTGTTTCGCCGCCTCCCTGGAAGGAGAGGAACGGCAGTTTCGTTGGGTCCTGTGGCCTTCCCGCGCCCGAGACCAGCGGCTTCTCTGGCAGGAGGCCCGGGAGGGGCGGTGGGATCTCGTGATCGGATCCCAAGGGGCGGCGACTCTCCCCCTGAGGGGACTAAGGCGGGTGATCCTGGACGACGAGAGCAGCGAAGCCTGGCGGCCCCTGCGTCATCCCCGCATTTCCCTCCGCAGTCTGGTGGGGGAGCGATGCCGTGTCCGAAGAGGGGCGTTCTTCCTGGGCGCTCGGGTCCCTTCCTCCAAAGTCTTCCTCCGTGCCTCCAAGGATCCGGAAGGACGGACCACCCCGGGGAAACGGCTGGTCTTCGTGGATCTGCACAGCCTCAAGACGGTGCCGGAGGAAGCGGGCGTTCCCCGGTCTCCCGTGAGCCCCACCCTGCGTCGCCGGACGGAGGAGGTGTTACGGCAAGGGGGCAACGCCCTCTGGGTCCTGGACCGCAAGGGCTTCGCCGGGGCTCTTCTCTGCGGGGAGTGCGGCCACTCCTGGGCCTGCCCCGCCTGTGGGGTCCCCGTGGTCTGGTACAGACGGGAGGATCGGCTGCGGTGCCCCTCCTGCGGTTCCCTCCAGGACGTCCCGGAAAGGTGCCCCCGCTGTGGGGGGGGGTGGATCGAAGCGCGACGCCCCGGCCTGGAGTCCCTGTTCGACGAGGCACGGCGGTTTTTTGGCGCTCGGGGGGGCGGAAGCGTGGAGGACGCAAGCCTGCCCCTCCACGCCAAGGAACGGGCGGCACGGAGGGGACGACTTGCCCGGGGAGGGGTCCTGCTGCTGGGAACCCGGGGAGCCCTGGAGATCTGCGACCAGGCTCCGGTAGGCCTGATCGGGTGGGTGGAGGCGGACGGAGAATCCCTGCGGGAGGAGCACGATGCCCGCTTCCGCGCCTACCGGCTTCTCTGGGAGTCCTGTTGGCGGGGGATCGATGCGGATTCCCGCATCGTGGTGGTGCAGAGCCGCATGGCGGGCAAGGGATGGCAGGGAGGGTTGTCTCGGGGGTGGTCCTCCTTCTGGAGGCAGGAGCTGGAAGAGCGTCGCCAGCTTCGTCTTCCCCCTTACGGGGTGCTGGTGCAGGTGGAGGCGCCGCCGGAGGAAAGAAAACGCATCCAGGCTGCTTTGGACGAGGCGGGAGCTTCCTGGATGGAGCAGGAGGGGAGCGATGTCCTTTGGATCCGGGAGGAACAGCCTGCCCGGGTGCCTGCCCTGCTGGGACGTTTTCTTCCCCCGAAGCGTCCCGCCCAGCTGCATCCCCGCATCACCCTGTGGACCGATTGAAAGAGCACGGCAAAAGGAGGGTTCGGTCATGTCCATCATCGCACTGGTGGGACGCCCCAACGTGGGGAAGTCGTCCCTGTTCAACCGCCTCATCGGCAAGCGTCTGGCCATCGTGGACGACATCCCCGGCGTGACCCGGGACCGCCTGTACGGCGAGGCGGAATGGGACGGGAAGCGGTTCTACCTGGTGGACACGGGAGGCATTGAGGCCTCCTCTCCCCACCCCTTCGAGAAAGCCATCGAACACCAGGTGCGCATCGCCCTGGAGGAAAGCGACGGGGTGGTGTTCATCCTGGACGGCAAGGACGGGGTGACCCCCGGGGACGAGGCCATCGCGGACCGGCTGCGCCGGGCGGGGAAACCTGTGGTGGTGGCCATGAACAAGCTGGACAACGACAAGCGCGACGAGAACCTGGCGGAGGCCTACGCCCTGGGGTTCCCCTGCGTGCTGGGCATGAGTGTGGAGCATAACCGGAACATGGGGGACCTGCTGGACGAGATCTCGGCGCTGCTGCCGGAGGCGGAGCCGGAGGAACGCAGCCCCGACGAGCCCGTCCGGGTTGCCTTGGTGGGACGTCCCAACGTGGGCAAGTCCAGCCTGTTCAACAGCCTGCTGGGGGAAGAGCGCACCCTGGTGAGCGACATCCCCGGAACCACCCGGGACACGGTGGACTCCCTTCTGGTCTGGAAGGGCATGAACCTGCGGATCATGGACACGGCGGGTCTGAGGCGGAAGAGCCGCGTGGACGGAGCTCTGGAGTACTACTCCACCGTTCGTACCTTCCAGGCGGTGGACCGTTCCGACGTGACGGTGGTGCTCCTGGATGCCCAGGAGCTTCTGGCGGAGCAGGACAAACGACTGGTGGGCCACGTGCTGGATCGGGGGAAGGGGCTTGTGCTGGGGGTGAACAAGTGGGACCTTCTACCCCCGACGGAGGATCTGGGAGATCGCATCCGGGACCGGATTCGGGAGGAGCTGCCCTTGGTGCGCCACGCCCCGGTGGTGTTCCTTTCCGCCAAGACGGGGCGAGGGGTGCAGCGGGTGCTTCCGTACGTGAAAACGGTGGACGAGAACCGACGCAGGCACCTGAAGACCTCGGTGCTCAACAAGCTGGTTCGGGAGACCCTGGAGTTCGAGCGTATGCCGGGAGACGGAAAGGGGCATTTCCTGAAGATCCTGTACCTCACCCAGGCAGAGACGGTGCCTCCCACGTTCCTCTTTTTCGTGAACGACCGGCGCCTGGTGGAGCGTCCCTTCATCCGAAGGCTGGACCGATTGCTCCGGGAATTGGACGATTTTTCGGGGACCCCCCTGCGAATTTGGTTCCGAGACAGGGAAAATCAGGAAACTTCCAGGTCTGGACGGGGTTGAGCCCTTGACCAGTCCATGATTTGGCGGTAATAATCGAAAATAGCCTAGAGCAGGGCTGATTCAAAACCTTCGCCCTAGGCGATGATCCCAATTCGGAGGTGACGGAAGGTGACCAAGGCAGATCTGGTGAATGAGCTGGCCAAGGCGGTGGAAGACCTGACGAAGAAGAAGGCAGCGGAGATCGTGGACGCCCTCTTCGAAACGGTCCAAGGCGCTCTTGCCAAGGGAGACAAGGTTCAGGTCGTGGGCTTCGGGACGTTCGAGGTTCAGAGGCGGGCGGCGCGCCAGGGGCGGAATCCCCAGGACCCCAAGAAGACCATCAACATCCCCGCGAAGAACGTTCCCGTGTTCCGGGCCGGCAAGGCGTTGAAAGACCTCGTCAACAAGTAGATCTTCCCTGGCTCATCCTTACGCCACACCATCCTTCATCGTTCCCTTTCGGCGGACCGTCCCTCCGGGGCCGGTCCGCCTTCCCGTCTCCAATCATGTTCCTGGGCCAGACGGATCCACTGAGGAAGGGTCAGCTCCTCCGGGCGAGCGGTTCGAGGCAGGGCCAATGGGGCGAGCCTCCCTTCCGCCTCTTCCCGGGGGAGCCGCCAGCCGGCGATCCAGTTGTTCACCAGGGTCTTGCGCCGCTGGGCGAAGGAACCCCGGACGAAGGCGCGCCAAGAGGGATCGTTGGCCAAGTCCGGTTCCCGCTGGATGCGGATCTCCAAGATGGTGGAAGCCACCTGGGGGATGGGGCGGAAAGCCCCGGGGGATACGGCGCGGACCTTCCGGAGGGTACCCATACGCTGCAGGGTGATCCCCAGGGGGGTCCGATCTCGGCTCCCTTCCTGCGCCATGAGGCGCCACGCGGCCTCCCGCTGCACCATGAGCACCAGGGTTCGAGTCCCCCGGGGCGTCAGTTCCTCCAGGAACTTCCAGATCAGGGGGGTGGTGATGTGGTAGGGGAGGTTGGCCGCCACCAGATGGGGGATTTCGGGAAGCAGATCCTGGAAGGTGACCCGGAGGGCGTCCCCCCAGAGGAGGGTACCCTTGGGGGCGTAGCGGGCAAACAGAGGCTCCAGGAAGGGCTCCAGGCGCCGGTCGATCTCCAGGGAAAAGACCTTCCGGCAGGGACTACCCAGGAGGGCCTCCGTGAGGATGCCCTTCCCCGGTCCCACCTCCAGGACCACCGTGTCCGGGTCAGGGGCCGCGGCTGCCACCAGGTCCCGCACCACCTTGGGGTCCACGAGGAAGTTCTGGCCGATCTCGGTTCTGCAGGCGAAGGGGGTCGGATTTTCCATGGGGCGCACCTCCAAGGGTGAGGATGGGGGGAGAACTTCCTGCGGTTCACCCCGAAGGACGGTGCGAGGCGCCGCCCCCGGTAGGGCATACGAAAAAGCGGGGGTCCAAGACCCCCGCTCTGCCTTCTGGTCGGGATGAGAGGATTCGAACCTCCGACCACCTGCACCCCATGCAGGTGCGCTAGCCAGGCTGCGCTACATCCCGAAAGCGAGTGTTATTCTATCCTCCTTCCCCGGTTCGGTCAAGCGGGGTCTTGCCAGAGCACCCAACGGAGGCCACTGTCGGGGCTTCCTGTGTCCCGGGATGCGGGAGCCTGAGAGCGAGCGCTTGAACGGACCCGCCCGGGCAGGGATAATACGAAACCGCGACGTCCCGGCGAGGGCGCACGGGAAAGGATGGGGTGCATGTACTGGGCTTTCCAAGACGTGGTGGTGGACGGAGCGAGGCACCCGCTGCCTCTGTCCTGGGTCGTCCCCGGAGGGGACGGACGGCTGTTCGTGGAGATCGGCTTCGGGAACGGGGAATTCCTGGCTCATCTGGGACGTGCCGAGCCGGGGGCCACCGTGGTGGGGATCGAGGTCTCCCAGTGGTGCGTCACCAAGGCTGCCCGAAGGGTCCAGGCCTGCGGGCTCACCAACGTCCGCCTGCTTTGGGGGGATGCCCGCCACCTGATCCCCCTGTGCTTCGCTCCGGCATCCCTGGATCGGGTCATCCTGAACTTCCCGTGTCCCTGGCCCAAGAACCGTCACGCCTCCCGCCGGGTCACCAGCCCGGAGTTTGCGGGCCTTTTGTCTCGTTTCCTCAAACCAGGCGGTTTTTTTTCCCTGGCCACGGACGTGGACTGGTATGCTCGTTCCGCCCGGGAGTGTTTCGCCGCTCTTCCGGGGTTTTCCCTCCGGGAGGAGAGGACCAATCCCCAGAGGGAGTACCTGACGAAGTACGAGCGGAAATGGAAGGAGGAGGGCCGGGACACCTTCACCCTGGAGGTGGAGTGGGCCGGCGGTGGCGTCCCCGCTCCCGAACCCCGCTTCGAGGAGGAGTCGCTTGAGATGGACATGCCGAACTGCGGTCAGGGTCTTGCCTCGATCCTGGAGGGGCTGCGGGACCGGGAGGGAGGGCGGGGAGACCACCGCTTCGTGTTTCGCGAGGCCTTCACGTCTCCGGGAGGCGAGGGAATCCTCCTGGCCATCACGGTGGACGAGGGTTTCGAGCAGCACTTCTTTCTGCGTTTTTACCCCAGCCGGGGTCGGATTGCCGTGAAGCCCGACCCCACCACCTTGCCCTACCGCACCCCTGCGGTGAAGGAGGCTCTGAAGGAAGCCTCCCGGGCCCTGGGTTCGCCTGCCTCGCGGGAGGCCTAGCGAGGGGCGCCTCGAGAGACCCGGGAGACCAGGGGGTTCAGGGCCAGGAAGGCCCAAGGGGTCAGGGCGATGCAGATCAGGGCTTGGTTGAGCCCCCAGGCGTCCGCCAAAAGCCCTAGGGGGGAGGTCACCCAGTTCGCCAGACCCCAGGAAACTCCCATGGCCAGGGAGCTGGCAGTGCTCCGGGATTCCGGGGTGGTCTTCTGCGCAAGAGCGGTGGTCACGGGGGAGCTGGAGGACAGGACCGCGCCCCCCAGAACCAGGAGAAGCCAGGAAATTCCTCCCTGCGTGACAAGGCCTCCCAGCAGCAGAGCCGGGGCCAGGGCGAAGCTCCCGGTGAGGAAGGGGCGGGTGCCCAGCCGGTCCGAGAGGCGCCCCGCCACCATGCCTCCCGCCATGCCTCCCAGGGTGTAGGCGAACAGCAGCGTCCCTCCCTGGGCCAGGGTCCCTCCTCGCAGGGTGACCCAGAGGGGCAGGAAGACCCGGATCCCCTGGGAGGTGGCGTCTCGGGCGATGGTTAGGGCCAGGATGGGGGCCACCAGCCGTCCCACGTGGAGGAACTGCTTGAACGGGGGGAGCTGAGAACCCGCTCCGGGGGTCCTCCGGGGAAAGATCCCCCGGCACAGCAGAGGGATCAGCAGGGCGCCCGCCGAGACCCCGACGAGGCCCAGGTGTCCCGGAGTATCCCACAGGGCCACGGCATAGAGAGGGCTCAAGGCCGCTCCCAGGGTTCCTGCGGCGGCGAAGATCGCCAGGGCGCCTCCCAGTTCGTTTCCCGGGACCACGGCTCCCACCAGCCCGTGTCCCTGGGGGTGGAACGCCGCGGTGCCCAGGCTGAAGATGCCTACGATTAGGAAGGCCAAGGGGAGAGTGGGAGCCAGGGGGATGAGGCAGGCTCCCCACAGGGTGAGCACCGGTCCCCAGAAGACCAGAAGGGATCGGGCGGACCGATCCGCCCAGAGCCCCGCCAGGGGCTGGGCGATGAGATGGATGCCTCCGAAGAGGGCGTTGAGGGTTCCCGCCTCGCCCAGGGTAAGGGACAGGTTGCGGATCAGAAGCGGCAGGAAAGTGGGGAGGAACGAAGCATGGAGATCGTTGATGAAATGAAGGCCCGAAAGCACCATAAGACCCTTGTGGCTCCGGCGGCCGTCTGCGTTGGTATGGCTGGACATGGGATATGTACCTTCCTTTCCCTTCAGGGTCCCCAGAGTGTACCATCGAGAAGACAGATCGGGCCCATGGAGGGCGTTCTTCCGTCTTCTGGTATCCGGGGTTGAAGGGCCTCCGTCCCACCACGGGAAAGGTGGTCCAGGCGCTGTTCAACATC
The sequence above is drawn from the Aminomonas paucivorans DSM 12260 genome and encodes:
- a CDS encoding YicC/YloC family endoribonuclease, with amino-acid sequence MFTSMTGYGRAQVERDWGSLSLELWSVNHRYQEVTVRLPRELASWEPWFHQRLRKGFRRGKVQGKLEILWAASRKAGRVNREAFLHFFRELDALRRETGEGGDIALDRLLGMPGVLEVPLLEGQTSQEDLETLLEGLLQEALGAWNAMRRTEGAALWGEVLGHLESYEGWIRRIDETWASSRDQAYEATKGRIRELLDAAGVAPDEHRWMQELAYLADRWDVSEELARIRSHLSQFRKLGQEAEGSGRKLDFLVQELNRETNTLDSKVADAAIRALAVEAKAALERVREQIQNLE
- a CDS encoding DUF370 domain-containing protein, coding for MVKLVHVGFGNLVVGERIVALIGPASAPIKRLKEEAAKEGRLVDATQGRKTRAILVMDSGHVILSALHPETLAHRFEGEGEEERDE
- the gmk gene encoding guanylate kinase; protein product: MSRGILFVLSGPSGAGKGTLRRLLFQRLPGLAYSVSCTTRQPRPGETEGVEYHFVSEEAFREMIAQGRFLEWAKVHDHFYGTRASDVREVLERGLDVVLEIDVQGALQVKKAIPEAVTLFIDPPSVEELERRLSCRGTEAPEERRLRLMNAKAEMEQARSYDHRVVNDHLEEALEDLAHLVEFYRGKRMKEGTP
- the rpoZ gene encoding DNA-directed RNA polymerase subunit omega, coding for MIFCDLEKIYRERNISNKYILTLMVSARARQLSEQKGRLVAEDTGEKFITRALRDVQEGRVEFRFLEPPAKTPGSGHVVVED
- the coaBC gene encoding bifunctional phosphopantothenoylcysteine decarboxylase/phosphopantothenate--cysteine ligase CoaBC; this translates as MLSWKTDRRILLGVSGGISAYKVTDLVRHWRHAGCDVEILFTEAAERFVSPLVLSTFTGRRVWREEDYLDPEKGFSIPHISLADWAEAMVVAPCTAHVLGLAARGDSGTLLGAALLATRVPVTLFPAMNVHMWEHPATQEAGEACRRWGYGVVDPEEGDLACGYEGKGRLPRTEVLAEWTWRSLSPKRDLQGKRVLVTAGPTREYLDPVRFLSNPSTGRMGVEIARTAWYRGAEVTVVCGPGVDRSLPGVTWVPVESAQDMHAACMDLADRDVIVKAAAVGDYRAETPNPQKVKRRGRTGWTLELVANRDIAADLGARKRPGQMLVGFAAETQDLAAHAREKLAAKGLDLIAANDVSAPGVGFGSEENEVRLFAPEGELGVLAGSKEEVADRLWDHIALRVDR
- a CDS encoding primosomal protein N' family DNA-binding protein; translation: MSCFVPVLFPGPWWRPLSYLSPEPLEEGVRVRAPLGHGKAERPKVGFVCSPEEGASIPPGRCKPLLEVVDPRPTIPPDLWHLVAWGGRQFGVPGGNLLELLFPRWVLEGEALCPWGAETLEPPGSLEPRCVLRCPDRSRWEEYRRILEEEVSPTLLLFPERIQGECFAASLEGEERQFRWVLWPSRARDQRLLWQEAREGRWDLVIGSQGAATLPLRGLRRVILDDESSEAWRPLRHPRISLRSLVGERCRVRRGAFFLGARVPSSKVFLRASKDPEGRTTPGKRLVFVDLHSLKTVPEEAGVPRSPVSPTLRRRTEEVLRQGGNALWVLDRKGFAGALLCGECGHSWACPACGVPVVWYRREDRLRCPSCGSLQDVPERCPRCGGGWIEARRPGLESLFDEARRFFGARGGGSVEDASLPLHAKERAARRGRLARGGVLLLGTRGALEICDQAPVGLIGWVEADGESLREEHDARFRAYRLLWESCWRGIDADSRIVVVQSRMAGKGWQGGLSRGWSSFWRQELEERRQLRLPPYGVLVQVEAPPEERKRIQAALDEAGASWMEQEGSDVLWIREEQPARVPALLGRFLPPKRPAQLHPRITLWTD
- the der gene encoding ribosome biogenesis GTPase Der, with amino-acid sequence MSIIALVGRPNVGKSSLFNRLIGKRLAIVDDIPGVTRDRLYGEAEWDGKRFYLVDTGGIEASSPHPFEKAIEHQVRIALEESDGVVFILDGKDGVTPGDEAIADRLRRAGKPVVVAMNKLDNDKRDENLAEAYALGFPCVLGMSVEHNRNMGDLLDEISALLPEAEPEERSPDEPVRVALVGRPNVGKSSLFNSLLGEERTLVSDIPGTTRDTVDSLLVWKGMNLRIMDTAGLRRKSRVDGALEYYSTVRTFQAVDRSDVTVVLLDAQELLAEQDKRLVGHVLDRGKGLVLGVNKWDLLPPTEDLGDRIRDRIREELPLVRHAPVVFLSAKTGRGVQRVLPYVKTVDENRRRHLKTSVLNKLVRETLEFERMPGDGKGHFLKILYLTQAETVPPTFLFFVNDRRLVERPFIRRLDRLLRELDDFSGTPLRIWFRDRENQETSRSGRG
- a CDS encoding HU family DNA-binding protein — protein: MTKADLVNELAKAVEDLTKKKAAEIVDALFETVQGALAKGDKVQVVGFGTFEVQRRAARQGRNPQDPKKTINIPAKNVPVFRAGKALKDLVNK
- the rsmA gene encoding 16S rRNA (adenine(1518)-N(6)/adenine(1519)-N(6))-dimethyltransferase RsmA, giving the protein MENPTPFACRTEIGQNFLVDPKVVRDLVAAAAPDPDTVVLEVGPGKGILTEALLGSPCRKVFSLEIDRRLEPFLEPLFARYAPKGTLLWGDALRVTFQDLLPEIPHLVAANLPYHITTPLIWKFLEELTPRGTRTLVLMVQREAAWRLMAQEGSRDRTPLGITLQRMGTLRKVRAVSPGAFRPIPQVASTILEIRIQREPDLANDPSWRAFVRGSFAQRRKTLVNNWIAGWRLPREEAEGRLAPLALPRTARPEELTLPQWIRLAQEHDWRREGGPAPEGRSAERER
- the trmB gene encoding tRNA (guanosine(46)-N7)-methyltransferase TrmB; translated protein: MYWAFQDVVVDGARHPLPLSWVVPGGDGRLFVEIGFGNGEFLAHLGRAEPGATVVGIEVSQWCVTKAARRVQACGLTNVRLLWGDARHLIPLCFAPASLDRVILNFPCPWPKNRHASRRVTSPEFAGLLSRFLKPGGFFSLATDVDWYARSARECFAALPGFSLREERTNPQREYLTKYERKWKEEGRDTFTLEVEWAGGGVPAPEPRFEEESLEMDMPNCGQGLASILEGLRDREGGRGDHRFVFREAFTSPGGEGILLAITVDEGFEQHFFLRFYPSRGRIAVKPDPTTLPYRTPAVKEALKEASRALGSPASREA
- a CDS encoding MFS transporter gives rise to the protein MSSHTNADGRRSHKGLMVLSGLHFINDLHASFLPTFLPLLIRNLSLTLGEAGTLNALFGGIHLIAQPLAGLWADRSARSLLVFWGPVLTLWGACLIPLAPTLPLAFLIVGIFSLGTAAFHPQGHGLVGAVVPGNELGGALAIFAAAGTLGAALSPLYAVALWDTPGHLGLVGVSAGALLIPLLCRGIFPRRTPGAGSQLPPFKQFLHVGRLVAPILALTIARDATSQGIRVFLPLWVTLRGGTLAQGGTLLFAYTLGGMAGGMVAGRLSDRLGTRPFLTGSFALAPALLLGGLVTQGGISWLLLVLGGAVLSSSSPVTTALAQKTTPESRSTASSLAMGVSWGLANWVTSPLGLLADAWGLNQALICIALTPWAFLALNPLVSRVSRGAPR